The sequence TTTGTGCGCGTCATGGCTGAACCAGCCCTTGTGCATATAGCGGTCGGTCTGGGTCACCGGCTTGATGCCATAATCGACCCGCCCGCGCGCGGTTGGCGGGGTCACGCCGTGACAGTCGAAACAGGCACCGCCGCGCGAGAATACCTCGCTGATCGCCAGATTGGCGCGGCTCGGGCGGAAGCGGACGGCGCGGGCATAGTCGCTGGCGACGCGGATGTTGTTGCTCTCGCCCGGACGGCGGCGCGCCATCCCGCCAAGATTGATCGGCCGGGCTGGCCCGGTGGACCGATAATAGGCCCTGAGATCGGCCTGGACCATCGCCGGTTCGCCATGGCGCAGGGTCCGCACCGTCCCGCCGATTTCGTCAAAGGCGAGGCTGTGGCACATGCTGCAGTCTTCCTTCATGTCGACCGGTTCGAAGCGCACGCCCTTGGGATCGGGCGTGTGGCAGTCCTTGCAGACGAGCGAAGGGCCGAATCCAAAGTCGGCCGCCAGACGCCGGCCCATTTGCGCGACACCGCCGGTCTTCGACAAATGCAGGTCGTGGGGAAATTTCAGCCCGTTATTCTCGGTCGGCTTGTCATCGAGCGAGACACGTTTGCGCGGCGGATTCTTGCCGCCCGGACTGACCAGCACGGCGGGCCGGAATTGCGGATGTTCGATGCCGAAGTCCGACGCATTTTCCAATTTTGTGTCGGTCAACCGCGTGTCCATCCCATTGTGGCAATCCGCGCAGAATTTTTGCGCAGTGGGTTCCATAGCACCGGCCCCCTCATGCTCGCTGTGACATTCGACACACCTGCCCGGCGGCTTGTTGAACGCCGAGGCGAAAGCGGCGCCGATCTTGCCGAAACCTTCCGGCTCGCCACGCGCGGTCAGCAGCCGCGGCTTGGCGGCATGGTCGTGGGCGTCATCCTCGTGACAGGTGAGACAGGTCTTGTCCTGCACCGTGACAAAGGCGTCGACATGACAGGCCTGGCAATCCTGCTCCAGCCCGTGATGGGCGCTGCTCAGCGCGCCGGCCGACCACATGGTGTCGGCGTGGAACTGGTCGGGCCGCTCCTCGACTCCGCGCCAGGTGGCCCAGGTGTAGATCGGCCAGACCAGAAAAGCCGCCAGTACCAGCGCGATGAAGCCCCAGGCGCTGACCCTTTTGCCGGGCAGCAACCCCTTGAGCGTGTAGAGCGACGTTTCACTGCGCGCTTCGGCAGAATCGGACAAGGCCTCGACCCGCTTTACGGTCAGGACAATATCATCGCCCTCCTCGCTGACGACGATGACATGGCCGCCGAAACCGATTTCCGCGCCGGCGGACGGATCAATAGTGACAGAGATCCGGTGCTTGCCGTCGAGCGTAAAATTCTGCCCCGACGTGCTTTCGACAATGATCTGCCCATCATCGCGCCTGCGGATGACAGCGTGATGCGGATTGACCGCGAGATCGGGCAAATGAATCGCATTTTCGGTGCTGCGGCCGACGCCGATTTCATCCGTCGCAAAGGGCTTGGACCGGGTGATATCCCGGCCGGCGGCAGTGGTCGTGATCTGGCGAACAATGAAGGTCATATCGGGCTCTCCATCCTACCAGTAGAAAAACACGCTGATGATATGCGCGGTGAGCGAGGCGATCAGCGCGAAAGTCATCGGGACATGGATATAGAGCCAGACCTGCAGCATCGCCTTGAGCTTCAGATGGCGGCGGACGCGGCCCAGCGTGGATTCCTTTTTCTCGAGCAGGGCCTCGACCTTGTCGAGCGGATCATCGCCGCCCATTTTCGGCTGATAGGCCCGCTCGCGGCGCAGGTCGGCCTGCGCCTGGCGGGTGGCGCAATCGGGATATTTGCCGGAAATGCGGCGGAAGAAACCGCCGCCAAACGGATCCTGTTCGAGCGACTGCAGCACCAAAGTGGCATGTTCCGACGATAGCGGCTGCGCCGCCTCGTGCAGCTGCCGGTCGAGCGAGCGGAGATTTTCGAGCATCTCGGTCTCGGTCATCTCGTCGCGATTGTCGGACAGCGCCTTGGGAATGGTCATATAGAAATAGATGCCGACAATGCCGGAAATGATCACAATCATCATGAACAGATAGGCGGCGGTATGGATATTCCAGCCAAGCTGGAAACCGGTATGCAGCGTGCCGATCACGATCAGGCTGAGGCCGAGATAGATATGCGCGGAGGTCCACGCCTTGAGCGACCACTGGCCCGGCGTCATCGCCCGCTTGCGCACGCCCAGCATGGTCAGCCAAAGGATCAGCAGCGCGCCGATCGTGCCCAGCGTATAGCCGTACCAGCTACCGCCATTGTGGCGCGGCGACACATCGACAAGCAGATAGCTGACGATACAGACCAGCATGATCGCCGAGGAAATCTTCAGCCAGCGGAAACCGGCATGTTTCAGAAAGCCGTCGTGCATCGCGACTTTCTTGCGGTTTGACGGGGCGGGGATGGCGTTGCTGGCCATTATAGGGCTCCCCTCTTGGCTGCGGGTTTGGTGATTGGATGTACGGTTCGTCCTGAGCCTGTCGAAGCACCGCGTCTTGCCATCTTTCCTTCGACAAGCTCAGGACGAACGGGATGTTGCAAAAACAAACAGATCACACCTCTTCCCCTTCCAGCTTGGAGACGGTGAGAAACTCCTCCGGTGCGACGCGGATCGCTGCGCCGGTCGGACAGGCGCGAACGCAGGCGGGTCCACCCTTGATCCCGGCGCACATATCGCATTTAATCGCTTTCTTCGGTTTTTCGACCGCAGGATCGCTATGTTCGGCGCTCCAGACCTTGTCGGGTTCGCCCGGCCCCGGACCGGCGCCGAAGAACAGCCAGCTGAGCAGACCCGGCTTCTTCGGCGGCACCTTGTCCATGCGGATCACCCCATAGGGGCAATAGCGCTGGCAATTGCCGCAGCCGATGCAGCTTTCGTCGATGAACACCTCGCCGTCGGGACCGCGGTGAATCGCGTCGGGCGGACAGTCGGACATGCAGTGCGGATGCTCGCAATGGCGGCAGCTGGTCGGTACGTGGAGATGGGCGTAGGTTTTTCCCGCCTCGCGATCGAGCCGCGACAGGCCTTCGTGGCTGTCGGCGCAGGCCTTCTCGCAATTGTCACAGCCGACGCACAGATTCTCGTCGATCAGCAGCACGTCGGTGGCTTCGCCAATCCCATTGTCGACGAGGAAATTGGCAATGCCCGAATACATGTCGACGACGCCCGAAAAGCTGTCCTTCTTCGCTTCGACAAAGGCGTTGATATCCTGGCGCGCGGCCATTTCCTGTTTCGCCTTGCGCATCAGGTCGGGGTGGGCGTCGAGCACTTTCTTGAACGCGTCGCCGCTGATCTTGATCACTTCCGACTTGATCGCCGCCTTGACCGTCGCGGTGCGATAGCCCCCGGCAATCAGCGTCATTTCCCCGACATAGGATCCGGCCGGCAGATAAGAGAGGAACACCGGCTTGCCGCCGATCTGTTTCTCGACGACCATCGACCCGACGCGAATGACGTAAATATCATTGCCCTCGGCGCCTTCCTCGATGATCGTCTCGCCAGCGCGAACGTTGATGATCTCGCTGGATTCGACGACCTCGGCAATATCCTCCTTGGTCAGGCCGGAACCGAACATCTGCAGCAATTGCCGCTCGGTGGAAATGCGGGTGATGGCGCGTTTGGCCGCCGGCACCGATGCCTGCAGTTTCAGCGCAGCGGTGCGCGGGATTTCCACCACGATAACATCCTCGGCCGCCTTGATCGTAGCGCCGCGACGTCGCCCGGAAATCAGGCCGACCTCGCCGAAGATCGAACCCTGTTCAATCGGCACGGTGATCGAGGGATCGTCGGGATTGATTTCCACCGCGACCGAACCCTGGGCGATGGCGAACAGCGAACTGCCCGGATCGCTGCGTTCGAAAATCGTCTCGCCGCTGCCATAGCTTTGCGGCTCGCTATCGAGCATGAATTCCCGCATCTGCAAGGGCGAGAGCTCGTTGAGAATGGTCACATTGGCGCAGAAGAATTCCAGCCATTCATCGACCGTCCGGCCTCTGGGCAGGCTGGCAAATTTGGCTTCGAGTATGGGCTCGTCGGCGGGCTTCAGATCGCTATTGCCGTTGATAAACTCGATGACATCATAGCCCTGGTTCATGCAGTGCTTGATCAGCGGATAGCCGGCGAGCGCGCCGATGACATAAATGCCCTTCTTGGTGCTTTCGAAGGCCGGTGACAATTTGGGATAGGCCTCGCGGTCCTCGCTGGTAAATTCGATCCCGCATTCCTCGACGAATTTGCGCGGTGGCGCGCTGCCCATGCGCGCGATGATCCGGTCGCATTTGATCACTTCCTGGCCGTCGCGGGTTTCCAGCACCAGCTCGCCATCCCTGACCTCGGCCGGCGTGGTCTCGTTGCGGATCATCACCTTGCCCTGCTCGCCCGCTTCCATCAGCAGCTTCACATTGGCTTTCTTGGCCCGGGCAAATTCGGCCGAGCGGTTGAGAATGGTCACGACATTATTCTGCGCGGCATCGGCCGCCAGACCCAGCGCATTCTCGATTCCCGCATCACCGGAACCGATCACGGTGATATGCTCATCATAATATTCGCCAGGATCGTCGAGCTGATATTGTACCAGCTTGTTGTCGCCGCCGGGGCAGCGCATCAGATTGGGATTGCCCTGCGTCCCGATCGCCATGACGATGGTTTCGGCCAGCACCGTATCGCCGTTTTTCAGGGTGATGGTGAAATTGCTTTCTTCGCCCTCGATCTTCACCGGTTCGGCATTATACATGACATTGACGCCGCGCTCTGCGGTCTGCTCGTCCCAGGTGCCGAGAATATCCTCGCGCTTCCCAGCGTCAAAATCCATGTCCGAGCGCAGCACCAGCTGGCTCGGCGTCGCCATGACATGCTTGCCCTTCTGATATTTGTAGATGGTGTCGGAAAGATGGTCGGTTTTTTCCAGCAGCACATGGTTCAGCTTCAGCTGCGCAGCGCGCCCAGCCGCGCTCATGCCCGCTGGTCCGGACCCGATAATGACTACTCGAAACTTGTCCGACACGCGCTTGCTTCCCCCCTTTGCTTCTCCCGACCAACGCACCCTCATACGTCAAAGCGATCCGGTTCAGCTTGTAATTCGGCTTTAGCGCGACCCAAAAGATTGAACTTTGGCAGTATCTTACCAAAAAGCCCCTCCATTGCCAGTGCAAAATGTCACAGCTATCTCCGTGCTTGTCAGGCAGGGAACGGCTCCTTATCCCTGCGCGGGAACAAGGACCTGCAAAACAGCTTGAGGACAGACCATGGCGAAACCAGCTCCATCGATTAACATCAGCCGCATCGCGTTGATAGTTGCGGCCCTGCTGGCGCTGGGAGCGGTCGCTGTGCAGGTCTATCGCAGCATGAATGACGAAACCGGCGCCAGCACCACGCTTGCCGGGACCGAGACCGAAACGGCGCCCAGCGTCGACGAGGTCATCGACGGCCTTGAAAAGAAGCTGCAGGAAAATCCTGACGATGCGGAAAGCTGGCGGATGCTGGGCTGGAGCTATTTCGAGACCGGGAAATTTGCGGAATCGGCTACAGCGATGAAGCGCGCGACAACGCTCGATTCCGACAATCCGGAATATTGGTCGATGCTGGGAGAAGCCCTGGTCATGTCGAGCAACGGACAGCAGGTGCCCGCCGATGCCGCGGCCGCTTTCCGCAATGCCCTGAAACATGACCCGAAAGATCCGCGCGCGCGCTATTTCCTCGCGGTAGAAAAAGATATGGCCGGCGACCACAGGGGCGCGATCAACGACTGGTTCGCGCTGCTCGAAGACACACCCGCCGACGCGCCTTATGCCGCGGATATCCGGCGTGTCATCGGGCAGGTGGCAGAAAATGAAGGCATCGACGTAGCCGCACGGCTTGCCAAGGCAGCCCCAGCTGCACCAACCGGCGGCATCACCACCGACGGCCCCGCAGTCGCCACAGCGGCGATTCCCGGTCCCAGCCGCCAGCAGATGCAGGAAGCAGCCGCACTGCCGCCCGGCCAGCAGGAAGCGATGATTGCCAATATGGTCGACGGGCTCGACAAGCGACTGCAAGCCGACCCCAATGATGCCAACGGCTGGATCATGCTGATCCGCAGCCGCATGCAGCTGGGCCAGACGGTGCAGGCAAAGCAGGCACTGGATCGCGGGCTGAAGGCGTTCAAAAATGATGGTGCAGAGGCGAAGCGGATCAGGGAAGCGGCGGCGGCACTCGGCGTCTAGCCAAGAATCTACCGCTTTTTATGCTGCAGGGGCGGCGCTGATTTCTATTAAGGCGTTGGCTGCCCGCCTGCAACATCATGCGCGAGAAGTTAAGTTACATCTATTTACGCGGCATATCATTGTGTCGTTGGCATAATTCTCTATTGCTGGACGAAAATGGCCTAATCGCCGCATAGATTTTCAGTCCTCGAGAAAAAATTTGAATGCAAATATGATTTTGATAGTAGCATCCTCACCCGTAACAATCGTTGAATTCTCTTGACCGACCTGTCCAAACAAAGACTAGATCGCTTCGTGCTGATCGTAGCCAAAACGCGGCGCCAGATATCCCAGCATTTCTTTGACAATCTGGGCATTCCGGCCGCGCCCTGCCTCGATATCCTGCTGGCACTGCATTCTGCCAAGGGCGCGCCGATGAACGAAGCGGAAATTTCCGACTATATCTCCAGCGGGCCTTCGGTAACGCGCCGTTATCTCGATCTGATGGTCAGCAAGGGACTGATTGAAACGGATGACGGCAATATCCGGCTGACCGCCAGCGGTAACAAGGAACTGGACGGCGTCATGGCGCAATTTCATACGGATTTCATCGAGCAAATCCTCTAGTCCGGACGTCCTGACGGGAGGCCGGTCGCATTCCGCGCCAGCCCCTCGGCATCGCCGGCGCTTGCCAGCAGAACCAGTTGAACTGGCGGCTCGGAACACTGATTCCACTTTACCGCGAAATGATTTCCTCAAAGCGCCGGGTTAAATCCTTCACTTTGCCTTGGCCATGTCCTCTCCCCAGGGGGAGAGGACTATGCCTACCTAAACAAAGGTTCGCCAAAGCTCCGCAGCTTGCGGCTGTGCAACGTGCCTTCATCCGCCTCTTTCGCCAGCAGATCGATGGCGCGCAGGCCGATGGCGAGATGCTGGCCGACCCGCTCCTGATAAAAGGCATCGGCCATACCGGGCAGCTTGATTTCTCCGTGCAGCGGTTTGTCCGAGGCGCAGAGCAGCGTCCCGTAGGGCACGCGGTAGCGATAGCCATTGGCGGCGACCGTGGCGCTTTCCATGTCGATGGCGATGGCGCGCGACTGGTTGAGGCGACGGGCGATCTGCTCGAAGCGCAGTTCCCAGTTGCGGTCGCCGGTGGTCACCACTGTGCCGGTGCGCAATTGCTGCTTGAGCTTGGACTTGTCGATGCCGGTCTCTTCCTGCACCGCCTGGGTCAGGGCAAGCTGCACCTCCGCGATCGTCGGCAACGGGATGCTGGGCGGCAGCACGTCGTCGAGCACATTGTCGTCGCGCAAATAGGCGTGGGCGAGGACATAGTCGCCGAGCCGCTGGGTCCGTCGCAGCGCGCCACAATGGCCGATCATCAGCCAGACATGCGGACGCAGCACCGCGAGATGGTCGGTGATCGTCTTGGCATTGCTCGGGCCGACACCGATATTGACCAGGGTCACGCCGGGACGGCCGTCGCCGCGGACCAGATGATAGGCCGGCATTTGCGGCGGCTTGGCGATCGGAGGAGCCGATGGCTTGCCATCCTTGCCGGTGATCCGGTTGCCCGGCTCGACCAGTATCCTGGCCTTGCCCGATTTCACTTCGGCGAGGCCATATTCAATAAATTCGTCAACATAGCGCTGATAGTTGGTGAACAGGATGAACGGCTGGAAATGGCCGGGATCGGTCGCGCAATAATGGCGAATCCGGTGCAGCGAATAATCGACCCGTTCGGCCGTAAACAGCGCCAGCGCGGAAGCTTCCTCGCCCTGGAAAATCTGGCCACCGTCGACGATCTCGTCATTGGTCTTGACCAGATTCGGCGTGTGAAAATAATTGGGCAGCTTTTCCTTTTTCGCGCGGTCCAGGCCAGCGCCCGCATCCTCCAGCGCGAAGGCCAGCGGGATCGGCGTGTCGGACAGCTCCACCCAGATTTTCGCGGTGAATGTGCTGTCGATCCGCTGCAGCTGGTCCAGCAGATATTCGCGGTACAGCTTCGGCTCAGTAACTGTCGTGCGATATGTGTTGATATCGGCGAGATGGCCGGACGCCAGATGGCTGGTTTCGGTCGCCTGATCGGCGGGAATTTCAACGCTGATCTGCGGATACAGGCCCTGCTGCCGGTCATCCTTGGCCAGCTTCGATGTCGCGTAGCGGCGAAAGCGGGCGGCGGTGATTTCAATTTGTTCGGCGTATAGTTTTTCAAGCAGGGCCACGGCTTCGGCAGGCGTGGCGCATAGAGTAGATTGGGTTGTCATGCAGTCTCCGTTACAGTTTCAACCCTTTAACGGAAAAACCGGACAAAGGGAAAAACTAACTACGGGATAGATCGAGAAAGCGGGCCGCCGCATCGAATTCGGCTTTTTTGCGATCCCGCAGGGCAACCGCCTGATCGTCGCGCCCCCATTGCCGTTCCTGCCAAAGCTCTTCGAGATTGACCAATGGCCAGAGCGTTTCGGTGTCGTGGGCCTGTTCAACGAGGCCCAGCGTGGCAATCAGCGAGCCGGACAGGCCGACAAGCGACAGCATCGCGGCGATGGTGAAGCCATGCTGTGCCTCGACCGCCGCGGTCAGACGGGCAACAGTTTCTTCCGGCTGTGCCTGGTAGCGGATGCCGTGGATCAGGTTGAACCCCACATCATAGCGTTGCCGCGCCCATTCGAGCAGCGGGTCCCAATGTTCGGCCTGATGGTCGATCAGCGCCTGCTGCCCCTCGTCGGCACGATAATAGAGCATGTCGCTGTCGGCAAAAGCCGCGATACGGGAGACGATCCGCGCGCGTTCGTTGCCGACCTGGTCCAGCGCGCCTTGCGCAAGAGCCGTGAGCGGCATGGAAGCCGGGACAATATCCTCATCCTGCGCAGCCCATTCCGCCGCGATCGCGTCGGCGAGCGCGGGGGCCGGGACAGCCAGCGGATTACGCTGCGGCGTCTTCATAGGACGCCCGTCGAGCGTTATGGCAAAGGTGTCACCGGCCGGCGACACCGATGCTTCCTTGTAAAATCGCTTCATGGGGCGTCTGCGCCTTCTGCCGCTTTCGCGATTTCTTCCTCGGCAACCCGCGCCCGGATATATTTGCGGATGATCCAGACCGGCATGACCCACATTTGCATAAGGCCGAGAATGATCAGCACATAGCCGGCCGGACCCGGAACCGGCGGCAGCTTGTCCAGCGCGATCGCCAGACCCAGCATCACCAGTACCACGCCGAGCAAGCGGATGATGCTGATCAGCCAGTGCACGGCTTTCGCCTGCTTTTCCTTCTCCGGATCGGGAATATATTCGTCGCGTTCGGCCTGCTCTTCGATCGGATCGGTCATCGGTTCAATATTCCACTCAAGTCGGCCATAGTGGCCGCTACTATTTCTGCGCCGGCCTCGATCAGTTCATGCTCGTCATGATAGCCCCAGTCGACTCCGACCGGGCGCACGCTGGCGTTGACCGCCATCGCCATATCGAAACTGGTATCGCCGATCATCGCGGTGGTTTCCGGCGCCGCACCGGCTTCGGCCATCGCCAGTTCGACCATCGCCGGATGGGGTTTGGACGGGTGCCGGTCTGCCGTCTGCAGGGTTACAAAGCGGTCGAGCAGGCCATGGGCTTGCAGCACATGGTGCAGACCGCGGTCGGACTTGCCTGTGGCCACGCCGAGAACCCAGCCGGATGCTTCCAGTTCTTCCAGTGTCTCGAGCAGCCCGTCATAGAGCGGCTCATGCACTCCGCCCGCCTGACGCATTGCGAAAAAGCCGTCTTTATAGGATTGGGTCACCGCCGCGATGATGTCCTTGTCCCCTTCCGGCAGCAGCCGCGACACCGCCTCGATCAGGCTGAGGCCGACGATCCGCCGCACCTGATGGTGATCCGGCGGGATCAGGCCGTGTTTTTCAAAAGCCTGATCCATCGAGGCACAGATATTGGCCTGGCTGTCGACCATGGTACCGTCGCAATCGAAAAGGGCCAGCTTGTTGCTCATGTATCTCCGAATTCCTGCATCAAATGGGCCATCGCCCGCCGCCCCGTGGCATCGAGCGCCGCAGCCGCATTTTTCCGCGCCTCAGCCGGCTTGTTCTGGCCAAGCTTGGCGGTCGGGCGCCACGCCACTATTTCCATCTCGAAGCCGACAATCGCATCGACCATCCTGTCAAATTTGGCGGCATCCATCTTGTCCCGGTGCCACGGCGTTTTCGGCGCGAGTTTGGCTTCATTCTGCTCGGCCAAATCGTCGAGCAGGCTGATCAGCCCTTCCCGTTCCATCTGGCGGACCGTGCCCTCCAGCTCCAGCGCCAGATAATTCCATGTCGGCACCTGATCGTCGAGGCCGTACCAGTCCGGACTGATATAGGCGTCGGGACCGTTGATCACGCAGAGCGCCTTGTTCTCGGCAATATGGCGGGTCAGCGCGTTGCCGCGCGACAGATGAAATTGCAGCGCACCATCGCCGGTCGAAAAGACCGGAACATGCGCAACCCTTGGCCCGTCCGGCGTCCCGGCAAAGACCATCCCGAAACCGATATTGGCAATCATCGCTTCGAGCGCGGCCCGCTCGTCGGCGTCGTGATGGTCATTGGCCGATTTGGGCCATCGGAAGGCGGGATCGGGATGCATTATCTGGGTTTCTTGCGAAGAGCCTGTTTGACCTTTGCCTTGTGCGGCATGTTCTTCTTGTGCGTTGCCTTGCCGGCGTTTGGCCGCTCGCGCTTGGTCGGCTTGCCGGCTTTCGTCGGTTTGCCTGTGGTTTCGCCGCGACCGCGACGCTCGCCACGCTTGTCCTTGCGAATCTGTTTGGCATGAGCCTTGGCCTGCTGCTTGCGCACCAGCTTGCCGCCCGGCTTTTTTTCGTCGAGCGGAAGATCGCCGAGCAGCAGATCGAGCCCGAGATTTTCCACGGTTTCGGCGAAATGGGGGGGCAGGTCGGCGGTCACATCCAGATTGTGCCCGTCGGGATGCTCGATCCGCAACCGCCGTGCGTGCAAGTGCATCTTGCGGCTGATCGTGCCGGTCAGGAAGGCGTCCTTGCCACCATATTTGCCGTCGCCGACAATCGGATGACCGATCGCCGCCATATGCACGCGCAACTGGTGGGTCCGTCCGGTATAGGGCTGCAATTCCACCCAGCAGGCCCGGTTGCCGGCGCGTTCGATGATCCGGTAGCGCGACTTGGCCGACTGGCCGTTTTCCTCATCGACGTGCATTTTTTCGCCACCGGACCCCGGCTGTTTGGAGAGTGGCAGGTCGATCATGCCATCGGCGATTTCCGGCACGCCCATGACGATCGCCCAATAGACTTTGCGCACGTCGCGGCCGGAAAAGCGCTTGGAAAAGAAAGAGGCCGCACCGGGAGAGCGCGCCAGCAGGATCGCCCCGCTGGTGTCCTTGTCGAGCCGGTGAACCAGCTTGGGCCGCGATTTGGCATCGAAGGTCAGCGCATCCAGCAGGCCGTCGAGATGGGTGGTCGTCTTGCTGCCGCCCTGGGTCGCCAGACCCGGCGGCTTGTTGACCACGATCGCCGCCTTGTCCTTGTGAATCACCAGTTCGCGGGCAAAATCGATCTGGTCCTGCGACAGGTCCGTCTTGGCTTTGGCAACACGGCCCGGTCGTTCGATTTCCTGCGGGGGTACGCGCAAAACCTGTCCGGCCTGCACGCGATCACCTGGCGAAACACGTTTGCCGTCCAGGCGCAACTGCCCGGTGCGCGCCCAGCGCGAAACGATATTGAACGGTACATCCTCCATATGCCGCTTGAACCAGCGATCGACCCGGATGTCGTCATCATCGGCAGATATGGTGAACTGCCGGACATCGAGTGTCTTCAGTGCATTCATCTGTTCCTTGGTCGAGCCCTGCGGCTTTTCTTCCTCGGAGCCGCTTTCGGCTGTGGGGTCAAAGCCGCTCATGCCAGCGCCCTCACGGCCATCAGGCCGGCAAACAGGGCCAGTACGGAACCGACGACGGAGACCAGGGCATAAGCGATAGCGATGCCCCATTGACTGCGCTCGATCATATTGAGAACTTCCAAACTAAAGGCCGAAAAAGTAGTAAAACCGCCCAGCAGGCCAACGCCAAGCAATAGCCGCCACGGCTCGTCGATAAAGCTGCTGCGCGCCAGCACACCGGCCAGTACACCCATCAAAAGGCCACCCATGACATTAGCCACCAATGTTCCAATAGGGTAACCCACGGGAGCAAGATGGAAGACAAGACGGCCGAGATGATAGCGTCCAGCCGCACCCATCGCACCGCCTGCCATGACAAGAAGGGTAGCGTTCATGGGCGTCCCTTAGTCGGCTTGCGCGGTTTTTCCAAGCATATCATTGGTCAGCCACAAGCGGATGGCGGTCGCGAGGCCGGGCGGTTGCTCCGCGGCGATGCGTTCGACATCGATCCGAGCGACCAATGCGTTGAGCGGCAGGCCGCGACTGTCGGCGGCCGATTTGAGCATATCCCAGAACAGTGGCTCGAGCGAAATCGATGTCTGATGCCCGGCAATGGTAATGCTGCGCTTGACCGGCGGGTGGAAGAATTCGGGCTTTTCTAGATCCACCCGGCCAATTCCCGTCGTACCAGTGTGTCCAGCATATCCATCCCGGTATCGCTATCGTTGAGACAGGGCAGATAGGCGAATTTCTCGCCCCCGGCGGCCTGAAACTGTTCCTTGCCCCGTATCGCAAGCTCCTCGCAGGTCTCGAGACAATCGCTCGAGAAACCAGGCGCGAAAATCGCGATATTCTTCTTCCCCTGACCCGGCAGGGCTTCCAGCGTCGTGTCGGTTGCCGGTTCGAGCCATTTTGCCCGGCCAAAGCGCGACTGGAAGGCCACCACGAGCTCCCGGCCCATTTTCTCGGACAAAAGGCGCGCGGTCTTCCGGCAATGACAATGATAGGGATCGCCCAGTTCCAGCGTGCGCTGCGGCATGCCGTGGAAACTGGCGATGATAGCATCGGGCACAAAATCCAGCGCCGCAATATCGCGCTCCAGGCTGGTTGCCAATGCGTCTATATAGGCAGGATCATCATGATAGGCCGGCAACAGCCGGATCGCGGGTTGCCAGCGCATGGCGGCAATCGCGTCGAACACCGCATCATGCACGCTGGCAGTCGTGGCGCCGCTATATTGCGGATAGAGCGGCGCGATCAATATGCGGTCGCAGCCTGCGGCTTTCATTGCGTCCAGCCGGGAAGCAATGCTCGGATTGCCGTAGCGCATCGCCCAGTCGACCATCACACCGTCCATTTTCGGGGCAAGCTTTTCGGACTGTTTGCGCGTGTAGGAAGCCAGCGGCGAACCGTCTTCGGTCCAGACCAGACCATAAGCTTCGGCAGATTTGGCCGGGCGGGTGTTGAGAATGATCCCGCGCAAAATCGGCTGCCAGATGATCGAGGGTATCTCGACCACTCTTTTGTCCGACAGAAATTGTTTGAGATAGCGTTTGACCGCTTTCTTTTCCGGCGCGTCGGGTGTGCCGAGATTGACCAGCAACAGGCCGATTTTCTTGGCCGCGACGGGTGGGTGGTCTTTTGGCAATGGTCCGGTTTCACGCATGATTTAAGATACTTCCCCAAAGAGTGGCAATTGCCGAAGCCGAACGCCGGTTG comes from Sphingorhabdus sp. YGSMI21 and encodes:
- a CDS encoding AMP nucleosidase, whose protein sequence is MTTQSTLCATPAEAVALLEKLYAEQIEITAARFRRYATSKLAKDDRQQGLYPQISVEIPADQATETSHLASGHLADINTYRTTVTEPKLYREYLLDQLQRIDSTFTAKIWVELSDTPIPLAFALEDAGAGLDRAKKEKLPNYFHTPNLVKTNDEIVDGGQIFQGEEASALALFTAERVDYSLHRIRHYCATDPGHFQPFILFTNYQRYVDEFIEYGLAEVKSGKARILVEPGNRITGKDGKPSAPPIAKPPQMPAYHLVRGDGRPGVTLVNIGVGPSNAKTITDHLAVLRPHVWLMIGHCGALRRTQRLGDYVLAHAYLRDDNVLDDVLPPSIPLPTIAEVQLALTQAVQEETGIDKSKLKQQLRTGTVVTTGDRNWELRFEQIARRLNQSRAIAIDMESATVAANGYRYRVPYGTLLCASDKPLHGEIKLPGMADAFYQERVGQHLAIGLRAIDLLAKEADEGTLHSRKLRSFGEPLFR
- a CDS encoding HAD-IA family hydrolase, whose protein sequence is MSNKLALFDCDGTMVDSQANICASMDQAFEKHGLIPPDHHQVRRIVGLSLIEAVSRLLPEGDKDIIAAVTQSYKDGFFAMRQAGGVHEPLYDGLLETLEELEASGWVLGVATGKSDRGLHHVLQAHGLLDRFVTLQTADRHPSKPHPAMVELAMAEAGAAPETTAMIGDTSFDMAMAVNASVRPVGVDWGYHDEHELIEAGAEIVAATMADLSGILNR
- a CDS encoding RluA family pseudouridine synthase is translated as MNALKTLDVRQFTISADDDDIRVDRWFKRHMEDVPFNIVSRWARTGQLRLDGKRVSPGDRVQAGQVLRVPPQEIERPGRVAKAKTDLSQDQIDFARELVIHKDKAAIVVNKPPGLATQGGSKTTTHLDGLLDALTFDAKSRPKLVHRLDKDTSGAILLARSPGAASFFSKRFSGRDVRKVYWAIVMGVPEIADGMIDLPLSKQPGSGGEKMHVDEENGQSAKSRYRIIERAGNRACWVELQPYTGRTHQLRVHMAAIGHPIVGDGKYGGKDAFLTGTISRKMHLHARRLRIEHPDGHNLDVTADLPPHFAETVENLGLDLLLGDLPLDEKKPGGKLVRKQQAKAHAKQIRKDKRGERRGRGETTGKPTKAGKPTKRERPNAGKATHKKNMPHKAKVKQALRKKPR
- the crcB gene encoding fluoride efflux transporter CrcB; this encodes MNATLLVMAGGAMGAAGRYHLGRLVFHLAPVGYPIGTLVANVMGGLLMGVLAGVLARSSFIDEPWRLLLGVGLLGGFTTFSAFSLEVLNMIERSQWGIAIAYALVSVVGSVLALFAGLMAVRALA
- a CDS encoding FMN-binding negative transcriptional regulator, producing the protein MHPDPAFRWPKSANDHHDADERAALEAMIANIGFGMVFAGTPDGPRVAHVPVFSTGDGALQFHLSRGNALTRHIAENKALCVINGPDAYISPDWYGLDDQVPTWNYLALELEGTVRQMEREGLISLLDDLAEQNEAKLAPKTPWHRDKMDAAKFDRMVDAIVGFEMEIVAWRPTAKLGQNKPAEARKNAAAALDATGRRAMAHLMQEFGDT
- a CDS encoding ATP12 family protein, whose amino-acid sequence is MKRFYKEASVSPAGDTFAITLDGRPMKTPQRNPLAVPAPALADAIAAEWAAQDEDIVPASMPLTALAQGALDQVGNERARIVSRIAAFADSDMLYYRADEGQQALIDHQAEHWDPLLEWARQRYDVGFNLIHGIRYQAQPEETVARLTAAVEAQHGFTIAAMLSLVGLSGSLIATLGLVEQAHDTETLWPLVNLEELWQERQWGRDDQAVALRDRKKAEFDAAARFLDLSRS
- a CDS encoding ribbon-helix-helix domain-containing protein, whose amino-acid sequence is MDLEKPEFFHPPVKRSITIAGHQTSISLEPLFWDMLKSAADSRGLPLNALVARIDVERIAAEQPPGLATAIRLWLTNDMLGKTAQAD